GTGATAAGGCTTCTCCGTAGAGGGCTAACTGACCACGATAGCGTTCAATAAGCTGATTTGGTTCATCATAACGGTCAGTCTTATAGTCAAAGAGGACAATTCGGTCGTGATAGAGTAAATATCCATCTAGGATTCCACGGACAACAAAGTTCTCTTGGCTCTTTTGGTCTCGTTTGAGCATGGAGAAAGGTTGCTCTCGATAGAGATGGTTTGTATTGGCGAGAATTTCCTGACCAAGTGCTGTGTCAAAGAAAGCTAGGATTTTAGAAAGATTGATTTTATCTCTAACAGCTGGACTAGTTTGAACTTGTTTGAGAGTATTTTTCAGGCTAGCAAGTGTTGGTTGCTGACTGAGGTCGATTCTCTGCATGAGTTCGTGGGTTGCACTACCAATTTCTGCTCCTGTTACCTTTTCTTTAGTTGAAAAATCTGGTAAATCGAAGCTGATTTGCTTCTCTGGTGATTTGGTTTGGTTAGCAATTTGTACCCCTTCCATATCCATCACTGGTTCATAGAATTTCTTGATTTGGCTAGGAGTTTGGACGCTAGGAAGTTCAATAGCCGCACGGTGAAGAGTATTATAGACTTCTACCTCTTTTAGCATTTCAAGAGCTTCTTTGATGGTCTCTGACTGACGATTGCTTGCTTGAGAACTATCTTGTAGAGGACTCTTGTTTTCCAACTCTCCAATAGCTTCTCTGGTCAGCTGGTCTTCACCAACGAAACGGTAGCTAAAGTTGAGATTGTCTCTAGCAAACACTTTAGTGATAGCCCAAATCCAATCTTGGAAATTCTTGGCTTGAAGTCTGGTATGTTTATCTAGTTTTCCGTTTTCAGATCTTGGATATTCCTTAACTTCCAGCTTTTCACGAGAGCCCTTACCGACAAGATAGAGCTTTTTCTCAGCCCGTGTCATGGCAACATACAGCAGACGCATCTGCTCAGAATAGCTAGCCAGTTGCAGTTCTTCTTCATTCTGCGTATAAGTAAGGCTAGGAATGGAGAGTTTAATGGTTTTAGGATAGTGAGCTTCTACTGCTCCTGTTTCTACCTTGGCAATGTATTTGACACCAAGCCCATTTTTACGACTGAGAATAACATCAGACATTGAGTCTTGCTTATTGAAGTCCTGATCCATGTTGAGGATAAAGACATAAGGAAACTCCAGACCTTTACTCTTGTGAATGGTCATGAGTTCCACTGCATCTTTAGGTGGTGCAACGGCTGCGCTTGCGAGATCATGCTGTGCTTCCAAAACCTGATCAATCATTCGAATAAAACGAGACAAGCCTTTGAAATTACTCTTTTCAAACTGGTCTGCTCTCAAAGCTAAAGCATAGAGATTGGCCTGTCTGGCAGGACCGTTAGGCAAGGCTCCAACATAATCATAGTAAAAACGATCGTTGTATATCTTCCAAATCAAGTCATAGAGGGAGTGGGTTTTGGCATATAAGCGCCAAGAATCCAAGATATCCATGAATTGATTTAGTTTTTCCGCTAAAGCTTTGTGAATTAACTCTTTCCGCTCAGTTGTTTGTTTTTGAGCATGAAGCAGTTTTTCATAAAGATTCTCTTGGACTTTATCAGCTGCTTTCTGAAGGGACAAACGTGCTAACTCGTCCTCATCAAAGCTAAACATGGGAGACTTCATAAGGGCAACCAAGGCATAGTCTTGCAGAGGATTGTGAATGACACGAAGGGTGTCTAGCATGACTTGCACTTCTAGGGATTGGAGGTAATTATTTTGTTCTCCGTCTGTTTTTACAGGTATCCCGTATTCAGACAAGGCAAGGAGAATCTGATCATTACGACTGCGACTGGAAGTCAAAAGGGCGATTTCTTTAAAGGCTACACCATTCTCTTGATGGAGCTTCAGGATTTCCTTGATGACTAAGCGCATTTCACCTGTTAGTTTTGTTTCTACTTGGCTCTCTTCTTCCTCTTGTTCACTTTCATCCTTGTCATAAAGGAGAAATTCTGCCTTGTTCTCAGG
Above is a window of Streptococcus oralis subsp. dentisani DNA encoding:
- the addA gene encoding helicase-exonuclease AddAB subunit AddA, whose translation is MKSVSFLTEEEIQKLQEAEASSSKEQKKTAEQIEAIYTAGQNILVSASAGSGKTFVMAERILDKLARGVEISQLFISTFTVKAATELKERLEKKISQQIQETDDVDLKQHLGRQLADLPNAAIGTMDSFTQKFLGKHGYLIDIAPNFRILQNESEQLILKNEVFHQVFEEHYQGENKEKFSRLVKNFAGRGKDERGLRQQVYKIYDFLQSTSNPQKWLSDSFLKGFEEADFTSEKEKLTEQIKQALLDLESFFRYHLDNDAKDFPKAAYLEAVQQVLDEIGSLNHESESQAYQKVLSRVVAISKEKNGRALANSSRKADLKPFADAYNEERKTQFAKLGQLADQITILDYQERYHGDTWELAKTFQNFMSDFVAAYRERKRQENAFEFADISHYTIEILENFPQVREAYQERFHEVMVDEYQDTNHIQERMLELLSNGHNRFMVGDIKQSIYRFRQADPQIFNEKFQRYAHNPQEGKLILLKENFRSSSEVLSATNHVFERLMDQDVGEINYDSMHQLVFANTKLTPNPENKAEFLLYDKDESEQEEEESQVETKLTGEMRLVIKEILKLHQENGVAFKEIALLTSSRSRNDQILLALSEYGIPVKTDGEQNNYLQSLEVQVMLDTLRVIHNPLQDYALVALMKSPMFSFDEDELARLSLQKAADKVQENLYEKLLHAQKQTTERKELIHKALAEKLNQFMDILDSWRLYAKTHSLYDLIWKIYNDRFYYDYVGALPNGPARQANLYALALRADQFEKSNFKGLSRFIRMIDQVLEAQHDLASAAVAPPKDAVELMTIHKSKGLEFPYVFILNMDQDFNKQDSMSDVILSRKNGLGVKYIAKVETGAVEAHYPKTIKLSIPSLTYTQNEEELQLASYSEQMRLLYVAMTRAEKKLYLVGKGSREKLEVKEYPRSENGKLDKHTRLQAKNFQDWIWAITKVFARDNLNFSYRFVGEDQLTREAIGELENKSPLQDSSQASNRQSETIKEALEMLKEVEVYNTLHRAAIELPSVQTPSQIKKFYEPVMDMEGVQIANQTKSPEKQISFDLPDFSTKEKVTGAEIGSATHELMQRIDLSQQPTLASLKNTLKQVQTSPAVRDKINLSKILAFFDTALGQEILANTNHLYREQPFSMLKRDQKSQENFVVRGILDGYLLYHDRIVLFDYKTDRYDEPNQLIERYRGQLALYGEALSRAYSIKNVEKYLILLGKDQVQVVKV